A single genomic interval of Carassius auratus strain Wakin chromosome 30, ASM336829v1, whole genome shotgun sequence harbors:
- the rufy3 gene encoding protein RUFY3 isoform X2: MADHSSGTSEQHSSEVSETLVSSNEFLKPHMQDSDGHRANSPEESLCPASVIYFKEALTCNTSLQFTEASSSLPAPVRYDFQIEKINKKIRNPKDPIAIERLNLMNMAKLSIKGLIESALNLGRTLDSDYAPLQQFFVVMEHCLKHGLKSKKTFLGQNKSFWGPLELVEKLTPEAGEITASVKDLPGLKTPLGRGRAWLRLALMQKKLSDYMKTIINRKDLLSEFYEPNALMMEEEGAVIAGLLVGLNVIDANLCMKGEDLDSQVGVIDFSMYLKDSTHSSKSTEGDGQITAILDQKNYVEELNRHLSASVNNLQAKVDALEKSNTKLTEELAVANNRIITLQEDLERVKEESSYFVESSRKASGADGTANGQVLGETRKQLKEETQLRLDVEKELEVQIGMKQEIELSMKMLEKDICEKHDALVELRQQLDEMRTLNHELSIKSQGSEAGAKQKNDIISRLEEKTNQMGSIIKQLESRCKKAERERDLADEANRLFKQEFGDKIESLQEEVEQLRRQRWLLEQELRKWRENPGGHIPEALLGKTPPQRDMRQHVEDIRRELESVKKENDTLRCAFEEKSSPSSSLTLSHEDKQDQSLCKVTDPIICPMCENQDSLTTPKRQCKNCSGVFCENCMANELPLPSSINPELVCDVCYSQLLQQYSSSPS; this comes from the exons ATGGCGGACCACAGCTCAGGAACATCGGAGCAGCACAGCAGTGAAGTTTCAGAAACGTTAGTGTCATCTAATGAATTTCTCAAACCCCACATGCAGGACAGCGATGGACATAGAGCAAACAGTCCAGAGGAGTCGCTTTGTCCTGCCTCGGTGATTTACTTTAAGGAAGCGCTAACTTGTAACACAAGTTTACAGTTTACAGAGGCGAGCTCTTCTCTTCCTGCCCCAGTGCGATATGACTTCCAGATTGAGAAGATTAACAAGAAAATAAGAA ATCCCAAGGACCCCATTGCCATAGAGAGGCTTAACCTGATGAACATGGCCAAGCTGAGCATCAAGGGCTTGATTGAGTCTGCACTGAACCTGGGCCGCACACTGGACTCTGACTATGCCCCACTGCAGCAGTTTTTTGTCGTCATGGAGCACTGTCTGAAACACGGACTTAAAA gtaagaAGACGTTCCTTGGCCAGAATAAGTCTTTTTGGGGTCCTCTGGAACTTGTAGAAAAGTTGACTCCAGAAGCTGGTGAGATCACAGCCAGCGTCAAAGACCTTCCTGGGCTCaa AACCCCATTAGGAAGAGGCAGAGCATGGCTTCGTCTGGCCTTAATGCAGAAAAAGCTCTCAGACTACATGAAGACCATCATCAACCGAAAGGACCTACTAAG TGAATTCTATGAGCCCAATGCTCTTATGATGGAGGAGGAAGGAGCTGTGATCGCTGGGCTGTTGGTGGGCCTGAATGTCATTGATGCTAACTTGTGTATGAAAGGGGAAGATTTAGACTCACAG GTTGGAGTCATAGATTTTTCCATGTATCTAAAAGATAGCACGCACAGCAGCAAAAGCACAGAAGG TGATGGACAGATCACAGCTATTCTTGACCAGAAGAATTACGTTGAGGAACTGAACAGACATTTAAG TGCGTCAGTGAATAACTTGCAAGCCAAAGTGGATGCACTGGAAAAATCCAACACAAAACTTACAGAGGAG CTTGCTGTGGCAAACAACAGGATCATCACTCTGCAGGAGGATCTGGAAAGGGTGAAGGAGGAAAGCTCTTACTTTGTGGAGTCTAGTCGCAAG GCATCAGGGGCAGATGGTACCGCAAACGGTCAAGTGCTTGGAGAAACACGCAAACAGCTCAAAGAGGAAACTCAGCTCAGACTG GATGTCGAGAAGGAGTTGGAGGTGCAGATAGGGATGAAGCAAGAGATAGAGCTGTCCATGAAGATGCTAGAGAAGGACATCTGTGAAAAACATGATGCTTTGGTGGAGCTCAGACAGCAGCTAGATGAAATGCGTACACTCAACCATGAGCTCTCCATTAAGTCACAG GGCTCAGAGGCCGGTGCAAAACAGAAAAATGACATCATCAGCCGGTTGGAGGAGAAAACAAACCAGATGGGGAGCATTATTAAACAGCTGGAGAGCAG ATGTAAGAAGGCGGAACGAGAGCGGGACCTGGCTGACGAGGCCAATCGACTCTTCAAGCAGGAGTTTGGAGACAAGATTGAGAGTCTGCAGGAAGAGGTGGAGCAGTTACGCAGACAGCG ATGGCTTTTGGAACAAGAGCTCCGGAAATGGCGCGAGAACCCTGGAGGCCACATACCTGAAGCTCTGTTAGGAAAAACCCCACCTCAGAGAGACATGAGACAGCATGTGGAGGACATCAGAAGG gAGTTAGAGtctgttaaaaaagaaaatgatacatTGCGTTGTGCATTTGAGGAAAAGTCAAGTCCGAGTTCCAGTTT GACGCTGTCACATGAAGATAAACAG GACCAGTCTCTTTGTAAAGTCACTGACCCTATCATCTGCCCGATGTGTGAAAACCAAGACTCTCTGACTACACCCAAG agGCAATGTAAGAACTGCAGTGGTGTGTTCTGTGAGAACTGCATGGCCAATGAACTTCCTCTGCCCTCCTCCATCAACCCTGAACTTGTGTGTGACGTTTGCTACTCACAGTTACTGCAGCAGTACTCGTCCTCTCCTTCCTGA
- the rufy3 gene encoding protein RUFY3 isoform X3, giving the protein MSDLMPQSEAPTPTTDKITQAARETIYLCNFRVSVDGEWLCLRELNDISLTPDPEPSHEDSWEDFTDLVEQMQMLDEFKDPKDPIAIERLNLMNMAKLSIKGLIESALNLGRTLDSDYAPLQQFFVVMEHCLKHGLKSKKTFLGQNKSFWGPLELVEKLTPEAGEITASVKDLPGLKTPLGRGRAWLRLALMQKKLSDYMKTIINRKDLLSEFYEPNALMMEEEGAVIAGLLVGLNVIDANLCMKGEDLDSQVGVIDFSMYLKDSTHSSKSTEGDGQITAILDQKNYVEELNRHLSASVNNLQAKVDALEKSNTKLTEELAVANNRIITLQEDLERVKEESSYFVESSRKASGADGTANGQVLGETRKQLKEETQLRLDVEKELEVQIGMKQEIELSMKMLEKDICEKHDALVELRQQLDEMRTLNHELSIKSQGSEAGAKQKNDIISRLEEKTNQMGSIIKQLESRCKKAERERDLADEANRLFKQEFGDKIESLQEEVEQLRRQRWLLEQELRKWRENPGGHIPEALLGKTPPQRDMRQHVEDIRRELESVKKENDTLRCAFEEKSSPSSSLTLSHEDKQDQSLCKVTDPIICPMCENQDSLTTPKRQCKNCSGVFCENCMANELPLPSSINPELVCDVCYSQLLQQYSSSPS; this is encoded by the exons ATGTCTGATCTGATGCCCCAGAGCGAGGCCCCCACTCCCACTACTGACAAGATCACACAGGCAGCCAGAGAGACCATCTACCTATGCAACTTCCGCGTTTCGGTGGATGGCGAATGGCTGTGCCTGCGCGAGCTCAACGACATCTCGCTAACGCCAGATCCCGAGCCATCTCATGAAG ACTCATGGGAGGATTTCACAGATTTGGTGGAGCAAATGCAAATGCTTGATGAGTTTAAAG ATCCCAAGGACCCCATTGCCATAGAGAGGCTTAACCTGATGAACATGGCCAAGCTGAGCATCAAGGGCTTGATTGAGTCTGCACTGAACCTGGGCCGCACACTGGACTCTGACTATGCCCCACTGCAGCAGTTTTTTGTCGTCATGGAGCACTGTCTGAAACACGGACTTAAAA gtaagaAGACGTTCCTTGGCCAGAATAAGTCTTTTTGGGGTCCTCTGGAACTTGTAGAAAAGTTGACTCCAGAAGCTGGTGAGATCACAGCCAGCGTCAAAGACCTTCCTGGGCTCaa AACCCCATTAGGAAGAGGCAGAGCATGGCTTCGTCTGGCCTTAATGCAGAAAAAGCTCTCAGACTACATGAAGACCATCATCAACCGAAAGGACCTACTAAG TGAATTCTATGAGCCCAATGCTCTTATGATGGAGGAGGAAGGAGCTGTGATCGCTGGGCTGTTGGTGGGCCTGAATGTCATTGATGCTAACTTGTGTATGAAAGGGGAAGATTTAGACTCACAG GTTGGAGTCATAGATTTTTCCATGTATCTAAAAGATAGCACGCACAGCAGCAAAAGCACAGAAGG TGATGGACAGATCACAGCTATTCTTGACCAGAAGAATTACGTTGAGGAACTGAACAGACATTTAAG TGCGTCAGTGAATAACTTGCAAGCCAAAGTGGATGCACTGGAAAAATCCAACACAAAACTTACAGAGGAG CTTGCTGTGGCAAACAACAGGATCATCACTCTGCAGGAGGATCTGGAAAGGGTGAAGGAGGAAAGCTCTTACTTTGTGGAGTCTAGTCGCAAG GCATCAGGGGCAGATGGTACCGCAAACGGTCAAGTGCTTGGAGAAACACGCAAACAGCTCAAAGAGGAAACTCAGCTCAGACTG GATGTCGAGAAGGAGTTGGAGGTGCAGATAGGGATGAAGCAAGAGATAGAGCTGTCCATGAAGATGCTAGAGAAGGACATCTGTGAAAAACATGATGCTTTGGTGGAGCTCAGACAGCAGCTAGATGAAATGCGTACACTCAACCATGAGCTCTCCATTAAGTCACAG GGCTCAGAGGCCGGTGCAAAACAGAAAAATGACATCATCAGCCGGTTGGAGGAGAAAACAAACCAGATGGGGAGCATTATTAAACAGCTGGAGAGCAG ATGTAAGAAGGCGGAACGAGAGCGGGACCTGGCTGACGAGGCCAATCGACTCTTCAAGCAGGAGTTTGGAGACAAGATTGAGAGTCTGCAGGAAGAGGTGGAGCAGTTACGCAGACAGCG ATGGCTTTTGGAACAAGAGCTCCGGAAATGGCGCGAGAACCCTGGAGGCCACATACCTGAAGCTCTGTTAGGAAAAACCCCACCTCAGAGAGACATGAGACAGCATGTGGAGGACATCAGAAGG gAGTTAGAGtctgttaaaaaagaaaatgatacatTGCGTTGTGCATTTGAGGAAAAGTCAAGTCCGAGTTCCAGTTT GACGCTGTCACATGAAGATAAACAG GACCAGTCTCTTTGTAAAGTCACTGACCCTATCATCTGCCCGATGTGTGAAAACCAAGACTCTCTGACTACACCCAAG agGCAATGTAAGAACTGCAGTGGTGTGTTCTGTGAGAACTGCATGGCCAATGAACTTCCTCTGCCCTCCTCCATCAACCCTGAACTTGTGTGTGACGTTTGCTACTCACAGTTACTGCAGCAGTACTCGTCCTCTCCTTCCTGA
- the rufy3 gene encoding protein RUFY3 isoform X1 — MADHSSGTSEQHSSEVSETLVSSNEFLKPHMQDSDGHRANSPEESLCPASVIYFKEALTCNTSLQFTEASSSLPAPVRYDFQIEKINKKIRNSWEDFTDLVEQMQMLDEFKDPKDPIAIERLNLMNMAKLSIKGLIESALNLGRTLDSDYAPLQQFFVVMEHCLKHGLKSKKTFLGQNKSFWGPLELVEKLTPEAGEITASVKDLPGLKTPLGRGRAWLRLALMQKKLSDYMKTIINRKDLLSEFYEPNALMMEEEGAVIAGLLVGLNVIDANLCMKGEDLDSQVGVIDFSMYLKDSTHSSKSTEGDGQITAILDQKNYVEELNRHLSASVNNLQAKVDALEKSNTKLTEELAVANNRIITLQEDLERVKEESSYFVESSRKASGADGTANGQVLGETRKQLKEETQLRLDVEKELEVQIGMKQEIELSMKMLEKDICEKHDALVELRQQLDEMRTLNHELSIKSQGSEAGAKQKNDIISRLEEKTNQMGSIIKQLESRCKKAERERDLADEANRLFKQEFGDKIESLQEEVEQLRRQRWLLEQELRKWRENPGGHIPEALLGKTPPQRDMRQHVEDIRRELESVKKENDTLRCAFEEKSSPSSSLTLSHEDKQDQSLCKVTDPIICPMCENQDSLTTPKRQCKNCSGVFCENCMANELPLPSSINPELVCDVCYSQLLQQYSSSPS; from the exons ATGGCGGACCACAGCTCAGGAACATCGGAGCAGCACAGCAGTGAAGTTTCAGAAACGTTAGTGTCATCTAATGAATTTCTCAAACCCCACATGCAGGACAGCGATGGACATAGAGCAAACAGTCCAGAGGAGTCGCTTTGTCCTGCCTCGGTGATTTACTTTAAGGAAGCGCTAACTTGTAACACAAGTTTACAGTTTACAGAGGCGAGCTCTTCTCTTCCTGCCCCAGTGCGATATGACTTCCAGATTGAGAAGATTAACAAGAAAATAAGAA ACTCATGGGAGGATTTCACAGATTTGGTGGAGCAAATGCAAATGCTTGATGAGTTTAAAG ATCCCAAGGACCCCATTGCCATAGAGAGGCTTAACCTGATGAACATGGCCAAGCTGAGCATCAAGGGCTTGATTGAGTCTGCACTGAACCTGGGCCGCACACTGGACTCTGACTATGCCCCACTGCAGCAGTTTTTTGTCGTCATGGAGCACTGTCTGAAACACGGACTTAAAA gtaagaAGACGTTCCTTGGCCAGAATAAGTCTTTTTGGGGTCCTCTGGAACTTGTAGAAAAGTTGACTCCAGAAGCTGGTGAGATCACAGCCAGCGTCAAAGACCTTCCTGGGCTCaa AACCCCATTAGGAAGAGGCAGAGCATGGCTTCGTCTGGCCTTAATGCAGAAAAAGCTCTCAGACTACATGAAGACCATCATCAACCGAAAGGACCTACTAAG TGAATTCTATGAGCCCAATGCTCTTATGATGGAGGAGGAAGGAGCTGTGATCGCTGGGCTGTTGGTGGGCCTGAATGTCATTGATGCTAACTTGTGTATGAAAGGGGAAGATTTAGACTCACAG GTTGGAGTCATAGATTTTTCCATGTATCTAAAAGATAGCACGCACAGCAGCAAAAGCACAGAAGG TGATGGACAGATCACAGCTATTCTTGACCAGAAGAATTACGTTGAGGAACTGAACAGACATTTAAG TGCGTCAGTGAATAACTTGCAAGCCAAAGTGGATGCACTGGAAAAATCCAACACAAAACTTACAGAGGAG CTTGCTGTGGCAAACAACAGGATCATCACTCTGCAGGAGGATCTGGAAAGGGTGAAGGAGGAAAGCTCTTACTTTGTGGAGTCTAGTCGCAAG GCATCAGGGGCAGATGGTACCGCAAACGGTCAAGTGCTTGGAGAAACACGCAAACAGCTCAAAGAGGAAACTCAGCTCAGACTG GATGTCGAGAAGGAGTTGGAGGTGCAGATAGGGATGAAGCAAGAGATAGAGCTGTCCATGAAGATGCTAGAGAAGGACATCTGTGAAAAACATGATGCTTTGGTGGAGCTCAGACAGCAGCTAGATGAAATGCGTACACTCAACCATGAGCTCTCCATTAAGTCACAG GGCTCAGAGGCCGGTGCAAAACAGAAAAATGACATCATCAGCCGGTTGGAGGAGAAAACAAACCAGATGGGGAGCATTATTAAACAGCTGGAGAGCAG ATGTAAGAAGGCGGAACGAGAGCGGGACCTGGCTGACGAGGCCAATCGACTCTTCAAGCAGGAGTTTGGAGACAAGATTGAGAGTCTGCAGGAAGAGGTGGAGCAGTTACGCAGACAGCG ATGGCTTTTGGAACAAGAGCTCCGGAAATGGCGCGAGAACCCTGGAGGCCACATACCTGAAGCTCTGTTAGGAAAAACCCCACCTCAGAGAGACATGAGACAGCATGTGGAGGACATCAGAAGG gAGTTAGAGtctgttaaaaaagaaaatgatacatTGCGTTGTGCATTTGAGGAAAAGTCAAGTCCGAGTTCCAGTTT GACGCTGTCACATGAAGATAAACAG GACCAGTCTCTTTGTAAAGTCACTGACCCTATCATCTGCCCGATGTGTGAAAACCAAGACTCTCTGACTACACCCAAG agGCAATGTAAGAACTGCAGTGGTGTGTTCTGTGAGAACTGCATGGCCAATGAACTTCCTCTGCCCTCCTCCATCAACCCTGAACTTGTGTGTGACGTTTGCTACTCACAGTTACTGCAGCAGTACTCGTCCTCTCCTTCCTGA
- the rufy3 gene encoding protein RUFY3 isoform X7: MSDLMPQSEAPTPTTDKITQAARETIYLCNFRVSVDGEWLCLRELNDISLTPDPEPSHEDSWEDFTDLVEQMQMLDEFKDPKDPIAIERLNLMNMAKLSIKGLIESALNLGRTLDSDYAPLQQFFVVMEHCLKHGLKSKKTFLGQNKSFWGPLELVEKLTPEAGEITASVKDLPGLKTPLGRGRAWLRLALMQKKLSDYMKTIINRKDLLSEFYEPNALMMEEEGAVIAGLLVGLNVIDANLCMKGEDLDSQVGVIDFSMYLKDSTHSSKSTEGDGQITAILDQKNYVEELNRHLSASVNNLQAKVDALEKSNTKLTEELAVANNRIITLQEDLERVKEESSYFVESSRKASGADGTANGQVLGETRKQLKEETQLRLDVEKELEVQIGMKQEIELSMKMLEKDICEKHDALVELRQQLDEMRTLNHELSIKSQGSEAGAKQKNDIISRLEEKTNQMGSIIKQLESSEKDMAKQARSLNTVAGKLLQQQ, from the exons ATGTCTGATCTGATGCCCCAGAGCGAGGCCCCCACTCCCACTACTGACAAGATCACACAGGCAGCCAGAGAGACCATCTACCTATGCAACTTCCGCGTTTCGGTGGATGGCGAATGGCTGTGCCTGCGCGAGCTCAACGACATCTCGCTAACGCCAGATCCCGAGCCATCTCATGAAG ACTCATGGGAGGATTTCACAGATTTGGTGGAGCAAATGCAAATGCTTGATGAGTTTAAAG ATCCCAAGGACCCCATTGCCATAGAGAGGCTTAACCTGATGAACATGGCCAAGCTGAGCATCAAGGGCTTGATTGAGTCTGCACTGAACCTGGGCCGCACACTGGACTCTGACTATGCCCCACTGCAGCAGTTTTTTGTCGTCATGGAGCACTGTCTGAAACACGGACTTAAAA gtaagaAGACGTTCCTTGGCCAGAATAAGTCTTTTTGGGGTCCTCTGGAACTTGTAGAAAAGTTGACTCCAGAAGCTGGTGAGATCACAGCCAGCGTCAAAGACCTTCCTGGGCTCaa AACCCCATTAGGAAGAGGCAGAGCATGGCTTCGTCTGGCCTTAATGCAGAAAAAGCTCTCAGACTACATGAAGACCATCATCAACCGAAAGGACCTACTAAG TGAATTCTATGAGCCCAATGCTCTTATGATGGAGGAGGAAGGAGCTGTGATCGCTGGGCTGTTGGTGGGCCTGAATGTCATTGATGCTAACTTGTGTATGAAAGGGGAAGATTTAGACTCACAG GTTGGAGTCATAGATTTTTCCATGTATCTAAAAGATAGCACGCACAGCAGCAAAAGCACAGAAGG TGATGGACAGATCACAGCTATTCTTGACCAGAAGAATTACGTTGAGGAACTGAACAGACATTTAAG TGCGTCAGTGAATAACTTGCAAGCCAAAGTGGATGCACTGGAAAAATCCAACACAAAACTTACAGAGGAG CTTGCTGTGGCAAACAACAGGATCATCACTCTGCAGGAGGATCTGGAAAGGGTGAAGGAGGAAAGCTCTTACTTTGTGGAGTCTAGTCGCAAG GCATCAGGGGCAGATGGTACCGCAAACGGTCAAGTGCTTGGAGAAACACGCAAACAGCTCAAAGAGGAAACTCAGCTCAGACTG GATGTCGAGAAGGAGTTGGAGGTGCAGATAGGGATGAAGCAAGAGATAGAGCTGTCCATGAAGATGCTAGAGAAGGACATCTGTGAAAAACATGATGCTTTGGTGGAGCTCAGACAGCAGCTAGATGAAATGCGTACACTCAACCATGAGCTCTCCATTAAGTCACAG GGCTCAGAGGCCGGTGCAAAACAGAAAAATGACATCATCAGCCGGTTGGAGGAGAAAACAAACCAGATGGGGAGCATTATTAAACAGCTGGAGAGCAG TGAGAAAGACATGGCTAAACAGGCACGAAGCTTGAACACAGTTGCAGGAAAACTCCTTCAGCAGCAATAA
- the rufy3 gene encoding protein RUFY3 isoform X6, with translation MADHSSGTSEQHSSEVSETLVSSNEFLKPHMQDSDGHRANSPEESLCPASVIYFKEALTCNTSLQFTEASSSLPAPVRYDFQIEKINKKIRNSWEDFTDLVEQMQMLDEFKDPKDPIAIERLNLMNMAKLSIKGLIESALNLGRTLDSDYAPLQQFFVVMEHCLKHGLKSKKTFLGQNKSFWGPLELVEKLTPEAGEITASVKDLPGLKTPLGRGRAWLRLALMQKKLSDYMKTIINRKDLLSEFYEPNALMMEEEGAVIAGLLVGLNVIDANLCMKGEDLDSQVGVIDFSMYLKDSTHSSKSTEGDGQITAILDQKNYVEELNRHLSASVNNLQAKVDALEKSNTKLTEELAVANNRIITLQEDLERVKEESSYFVESSRKASGADGTANGQVLGETRKQLKEETQLRLDVEKELEVQIGMKQEIELSMKMLEKDICEKHDALVELRQQLDEMRTLNHELSIKSQGSEAGAKQKNDIISRLEEKTNQMGSIIKQLESSEKDMAKQARSLNTVAGKLLQQQ, from the exons ATGGCGGACCACAGCTCAGGAACATCGGAGCAGCACAGCAGTGAAGTTTCAGAAACGTTAGTGTCATCTAATGAATTTCTCAAACCCCACATGCAGGACAGCGATGGACATAGAGCAAACAGTCCAGAGGAGTCGCTTTGTCCTGCCTCGGTGATTTACTTTAAGGAAGCGCTAACTTGTAACACAAGTTTACAGTTTACAGAGGCGAGCTCTTCTCTTCCTGCCCCAGTGCGATATGACTTCCAGATTGAGAAGATTAACAAGAAAATAAGAA ACTCATGGGAGGATTTCACAGATTTGGTGGAGCAAATGCAAATGCTTGATGAGTTTAAAG ATCCCAAGGACCCCATTGCCATAGAGAGGCTTAACCTGATGAACATGGCCAAGCTGAGCATCAAGGGCTTGATTGAGTCTGCACTGAACCTGGGCCGCACACTGGACTCTGACTATGCCCCACTGCAGCAGTTTTTTGTCGTCATGGAGCACTGTCTGAAACACGGACTTAAAA gtaagaAGACGTTCCTTGGCCAGAATAAGTCTTTTTGGGGTCCTCTGGAACTTGTAGAAAAGTTGACTCCAGAAGCTGGTGAGATCACAGCCAGCGTCAAAGACCTTCCTGGGCTCaa AACCCCATTAGGAAGAGGCAGAGCATGGCTTCGTCTGGCCTTAATGCAGAAAAAGCTCTCAGACTACATGAAGACCATCATCAACCGAAAGGACCTACTAAG TGAATTCTATGAGCCCAATGCTCTTATGATGGAGGAGGAAGGAGCTGTGATCGCTGGGCTGTTGGTGGGCCTGAATGTCATTGATGCTAACTTGTGTATGAAAGGGGAAGATTTAGACTCACAG GTTGGAGTCATAGATTTTTCCATGTATCTAAAAGATAGCACGCACAGCAGCAAAAGCACAGAAGG TGATGGACAGATCACAGCTATTCTTGACCAGAAGAATTACGTTGAGGAACTGAACAGACATTTAAG TGCGTCAGTGAATAACTTGCAAGCCAAAGTGGATGCACTGGAAAAATCCAACACAAAACTTACAGAGGAG CTTGCTGTGGCAAACAACAGGATCATCACTCTGCAGGAGGATCTGGAAAGGGTGAAGGAGGAAAGCTCTTACTTTGTGGAGTCTAGTCGCAAG GCATCAGGGGCAGATGGTACCGCAAACGGTCAAGTGCTTGGAGAAACACGCAAACAGCTCAAAGAGGAAACTCAGCTCAGACTG GATGTCGAGAAGGAGTTGGAGGTGCAGATAGGGATGAAGCAAGAGATAGAGCTGTCCATGAAGATGCTAGAGAAGGACATCTGTGAAAAACATGATGCTTTGGTGGAGCTCAGACAGCAGCTAGATGAAATGCGTACACTCAACCATGAGCTCTCCATTAAGTCACAG GGCTCAGAGGCCGGTGCAAAACAGAAAAATGACATCATCAGCCGGTTGGAGGAGAAAACAAACCAGATGGGGAGCATTATTAAACAGCTGGAGAGCAG TGAGAAAGACATGGCTAAACAGGCACGAAGCTTGAACACAGTTGCAGGAAAACTCCTTCAGCAGCAATAA
- the rufy3 gene encoding protein RUFY3 isoform X8 translates to MSDLMPQSEAPTPTTDKITQAARETIYLCNFRVSVDGEWLCLRELNDISLTPDPEPSHEDPKDPIAIERLNLMNMAKLSIKGLIESALNLGRTLDSDYAPLQQFFVVMEHCLKHGLKSKKTFLGQNKSFWGPLELVEKLTPEAGEITASVKDLPGLKTPLGRGRAWLRLALMQKKLSDYMKTIINRKDLLSEFYEPNALMMEEEGAVIAGLLVGLNVIDANLCMKGEDLDSQVGVIDFSMYLKDSTHSSKSTEGDGQITAILDQKNYVEELNRHLSASVNNLQAKVDALEKSNTKLTEELAVANNRIITLQEDLERVKEESSYFVESSRKASGADGTANGQVLGETRKQLKEETQLRLDVEKELEVQIGMKQEIELSMKMLEKDICEKHDALVELRQQLDEMRTLNHELSIKSQGSEAGAKQKNDIISRLEEKTNQMGSIIKQLESSEKDMAKQARSLNTVAGKLLQQQ, encoded by the exons ATGTCTGATCTGATGCCCCAGAGCGAGGCCCCCACTCCCACTACTGACAAGATCACACAGGCAGCCAGAGAGACCATCTACCTATGCAACTTCCGCGTTTCGGTGGATGGCGAATGGCTGTGCCTGCGCGAGCTCAACGACATCTCGCTAACGCCAGATCCCGAGCCATCTCATGAAG ATCCCAAGGACCCCATTGCCATAGAGAGGCTTAACCTGATGAACATGGCCAAGCTGAGCATCAAGGGCTTGATTGAGTCTGCACTGAACCTGGGCCGCACACTGGACTCTGACTATGCCCCACTGCAGCAGTTTTTTGTCGTCATGGAGCACTGTCTGAAACACGGACTTAAAA gtaagaAGACGTTCCTTGGCCAGAATAAGTCTTTTTGGGGTCCTCTGGAACTTGTAGAAAAGTTGACTCCAGAAGCTGGTGAGATCACAGCCAGCGTCAAAGACCTTCCTGGGCTCaa AACCCCATTAGGAAGAGGCAGAGCATGGCTTCGTCTGGCCTTAATGCAGAAAAAGCTCTCAGACTACATGAAGACCATCATCAACCGAAAGGACCTACTAAG TGAATTCTATGAGCCCAATGCTCTTATGATGGAGGAGGAAGGAGCTGTGATCGCTGGGCTGTTGGTGGGCCTGAATGTCATTGATGCTAACTTGTGTATGAAAGGGGAAGATTTAGACTCACAG GTTGGAGTCATAGATTTTTCCATGTATCTAAAAGATAGCACGCACAGCAGCAAAAGCACAGAAGG TGATGGACAGATCACAGCTATTCTTGACCAGAAGAATTACGTTGAGGAACTGAACAGACATTTAAG TGCGTCAGTGAATAACTTGCAAGCCAAAGTGGATGCACTGGAAAAATCCAACACAAAACTTACAGAGGAG CTTGCTGTGGCAAACAACAGGATCATCACTCTGCAGGAGGATCTGGAAAGGGTGAAGGAGGAAAGCTCTTACTTTGTGGAGTCTAGTCGCAAG GCATCAGGGGCAGATGGTACCGCAAACGGTCAAGTGCTTGGAGAAACACGCAAACAGCTCAAAGAGGAAACTCAGCTCAGACTG GATGTCGAGAAGGAGTTGGAGGTGCAGATAGGGATGAAGCAAGAGATAGAGCTGTCCATGAAGATGCTAGAGAAGGACATCTGTGAAAAACATGATGCTTTGGTGGAGCTCAGACAGCAGCTAGATGAAATGCGTACACTCAACCATGAGCTCTCCATTAAGTCACAG GGCTCAGAGGCCGGTGCAAAACAGAAAAATGACATCATCAGCCGGTTGGAGGAGAAAACAAACCAGATGGGGAGCATTATTAAACAGCTGGAGAGCAG TGAGAAAGACATGGCTAAACAGGCACGAAGCTTGAACACAGTTGCAGGAAAACTCCTTCAGCAGCAATAA